The genome window GCAAAGCAGTTTGGCATGTTGGTCATGAGCAGAAAACTCACCTATAAATGTTTggtggatctctctctgtttcttcacCTTCATGCACCACTGTTTTGCTTTTTCTACCTTTTTTCTTATCCACATGTATTTTTCTCCAGTATCTCTCTCTTAATCTCACAATGTCCTCCTCTGTTTCCTGTCACCATCTCCTCTATCTTCTCCAGCAACTCTATGACATGAGTGACATCACCCTTGCTCTCATTGTTGAGGACATGATACCTGTTTCCACATTTCTCAACAAGCCACTGGAGGGCCTCCCCTTCACTCTCAATGTGCTGCTCAATGGTTGTGTCTCCCAGACAATCTCCATAGGTGAACAGCACTATAGTGTGACTCCAGACTCTCTCACTGAGAAGTTCCATGTGTTGCTCTATTGATATTCTGTGTTTCTCAGTGAATGAAAGATCCCCCCGTATGACCAGGAGGATAGTGTGGGGTCCtgggagacactgagacacactgagcaCAATCTCCTGTTTAACCAGCTCAGGAGTCCTCTCTACAGGTTGATTAGCCCACCAGCCTGGAGTGTCGACTACAGTGACCTGCCTCCCTGCTACTTCTCCTTGTTTCTTCACACACTGAGCAGCTGTCCTCAGGTCAAACTCCTCTCTGCCCAGGATGGTGTTTCCTGTTGAACTTTTCCCAGCATCTTTGCATCCCAGCAGCACAATCCTCAGctctgagagatggagggagtcacctggcagagagaggagggggtgttgGTTTAGGAGTTCTAAATAAAGGtcctgaaccacacacacacatggtggaCCAAATGGACAATACAATGTCTAGTTTAATTTCAATGCTAACTCACATTGTTGGTCAGATTCCATGGTGGTAATCTTGACGTAATTGGCAGGGAACAGTCCTGTGACCCCGTTGAGCTCTCCTTCCCACCAACCAGGGTCAACTTTATCCAGCACGTTGATCAGCTGACCCTCTGAGAAGCTCAACTCATCGTCATCAGCTGCCTCATAGTCATATATGGCAATGACCTGAatccctgacagagagagaggggagggggggcataGGAGTTAAAAATTAAGGttgtcaatcacacacacactcctcagatCACAGCCTTCCCAGAGACAGGCGATTGGATTGGTCTTTAATTTCCATGCTCTGTCACACGGAGGAAGGCAGGCAAGATGTTTAATCAGGGGGAGTGatggagcggagagagagaaacgagggaTGGAATGAAGGGATGGAAAACATAAGGAAGCCTAAAAGGGAAAGATGTACACCGAGTCACCAGGGGTCAGAGGCTGCCCTGTGACCAGGCAttacagagaggaaaacacacacacacacacacacacacacacacacacacacacacacacacacacacacacacacacactacaaggtCTACAGATTGTCTACTTAAACTCAAATTGGTTTCTTTGGTCAGATTCTGTGGTGGTTAGCTTGATGTAATTGGCTGGGAACAGGCCTGTGACCCCGTTGAGGGTTCTCACACACAATCCGTGCCAAGAAGCCAATACTACCGCAATTCAAGAACAATCAATGTGTTCTATGAAATCACAAGTCTCTTGTTGATGTGTTATTGTATTTAATTTGTAAATACAGTATGAGTATAATGGTGCCTCTTGGCATAAAAACATTAGTTATTGTATGATTTGTACATTTTCTAACATCTTTACAATGAATATCTTTTgttttgaaaaatatattttgaggcAATTCTCAACTAGATTTATTGAATAATTAAAATACCCAAATCAGACACTGAAATAAACTTACCCATTGGTGATCTGAGGGTCTTTCTCTGTTCCTGAACCTTCTTCAGTCTCTGTTTTGTTCTCTCCTTATTTCCCTTCCTTTTCACTTCTATCTCCAGtagtatctctctctttatctcataATGTCCTCCTCTGTTTCCTGCCACCATCTCCTCTATCTTCTCCAGCAGCTCTGTGACCTGAGTGACATCACCCTTGTTCTCATTGTTGAGGACATGATACCTGTTTCCACATTTCTCAACAAGCCACTGGAgggcctccctttctctctgaatATGCTGCTCAATGGTTGTGTCTCCTAGACAGTCCCCATGGGTAAACAGCACTATAGTGTGACTCCAGACTCTCTCACTGAGAAGCTCCATGTGTTCCTCTATTGATATTCTGTGTTTCTCAGTGAATGAAAGATCCCCCCGTATGACCAGGAGGATAGTGTGGGGTCCtgggagacactgagacacactgagcaCAATCTCCTGTTTAACCAGCTCAGGAGTCCTCTCTACAGGTTGATTAGCCCACCAGCCTGGAGTGTCGACTACAGTGACCTGCCTCCCTGCTACTTCTCCCTGTTTCTTCACACACTGAACAGCTGTCCTCAGGTCAAACTCCTCTCTGCCCAGGATGGTGTTTCCTGCTGAACTTTTCCCAGCATCTTTGCATCCCAGCAGCACAATCCTCAGctctgagagatggagggagtcacctggcagagagaggaggggggtgttgGTTTAGGAGTTCTAAATAAAGGtcctgaaccacacacacacatggtggaCCAAATGGACAATACAATGTCTAGTTTAATTTCAATGCTAACTCACATTGTTGGTCAGATTCCATGGTGGTAATCTTGACGTAATTGGCAGGGAACAGTCCTGTGACCCCGTTGAGCTCTCCTTCCCACCAACCAGGGTCAACTTTATCCAGCACGTTGATCAGCTGACCCTCTGAGAAGCTCAACTCATCGTCATCAGCTGCCTCATAGTCATATATGGCAATGACCTGAatccctgacagagagagagggggggggggggcataggaGTTAAAAATTAAGGttgtcaatcacacacacactcctcagatCACAGCCTTCCCAGAGACAGGCGATTGGATTGGTCTTTAATTTCCATGCTCTGTCACATGGAGGAAGGCAGGCAAGAGGTTTAATCAGGGGGAGTGatggagcggagagagagaaacgagggaTGGAATGAAGGGATGGAAAACATAAGGAAGCCTAAAAGGGAAAGATGTACACCGAGTCACCAGGGGTCAGAGGCTGCCCTGTGACCAGGCAttacagagaggaaaacacacacacacacacacacacggtctacAGATTGTCTACTTAAACTCAAATTGGTTTCTTTGGTCAGATTCTGTGGTGGTTAGCTTGATGTAATTGGCTGGGAACAGGCCTGTGACCCCGTTGAGGGTTTTCACACACAATCAGTGCCAAGAAGCCAATACTACTGCAATTCAAAAACAATCAATGTGTTCTATGAAATCACAAGTCTCTTGTTGTTGTGTTATTGTATTTaatctgtaaatacagtatgagtATAATGGTGCCACTTGGCATAAAAACTTTAGAAATTGTACAAATCATACATTAACTAACAGATTTACaattagtttattttctatggtctTTTAGATATTTATTTTGtgtccaaaaaatatatatattttgaggcAATTCTCAACCAAATTTACTGAATAATTCAAAGACCCAAATCAGACACTGAAATAAACTTACCCATTGGTGATCTGAGGGTCTTTCTCTGTTCCTGAACCTTCATCAGTCTCTGTTTTGCTCTCTCCTTATTTCCCTTCTTTTCACTTCTATCTCCAGtagtatctctctctttatctcataATGTCCTCCTCTGTTTCCTGTCACCATCTCATCTATCTTCTCCAGCAGCTCTGTGACCTGAGTGACATCACCCTTGTTCTCATTGTTGAGGACATGATACCTGTTTCCACATTTCTCAACAAGCCACTGGAgggcctccctttctctctgaatATGCTGCTCAATGGTTGTGTCTCCCAGACAGTCCCCATGGGTAAACAGCACTATAGTGTGACTCCAGACTTTCTCActgagaagctccaggtggtccTCTATTGATATGCTGTGTTTCTCAGTGAATGAAAGATCCCCCCGTATGACCAGGAGGATAGTGTGGGGTCCTGGgggacactgagacacactgagcaCAATCTCCTGTTTAACCAGCTCAGGAGTCCTCTCTACAGGTTGATTAGCCCACCAGCCTGGAGTGTCGACTACAGTGACCTGCCTCCCTGCTACTTCTCCCTGTTTCTTCACACACTGAGCAGTTCTCCTCAGGTCAAACTCCTCTCTGCCCAGGATGGTGTTTCCTGCTGAACTTTTCCCAGCATCTTTGCATCCCAGCAGCACAATCCTCAGCCCTGAGAGATGGAGGGTGTCACCTAGTAGCAGATGAAGCACAGAGAAATCATACGTGTTCATGAGTTTACTCTCGTAAACATTTGTCTCACTGCAGAAAGTATATTATACATCTGATAGCTTTGTCTGCTATCATTAAAAACccttacggacaattcctttgacctcatggcttggtttttgctctgacatgcactgtcaactgtgggac of Salmo salar chromosome ssa01, Ssal_v3.1, whole genome shotgun sequence contains these proteins:
- the LOC106570387 gene encoding uncharacterized protein, with product MGIQVIAIYDYEAADDDELSFSEGQLINVLDKVDPGWWEGELNGVTGLFPANYVKITTMESDQQCDSLHLSELRIVLLGCKDAGKSSAGNTILGREEFDLRTAVQCVKKQGEVAGRQVTVVDTPGWWANQPVERTPELVKQEIVLSVSQCLPGPHTILLVIRGDLSFTEKHRISIEEHMELLSERVWSHTIVLFTHGDCLGDTTIEQHIQREREALQWLVEKCGNRYHVLNNENKGDVTQVTELLEKIEEMVAGNRGGHYEIKREILLEIEVKRKGNKERTKQRLKKVQEQRKTLRSPMGIQVIAIYDYEAADDDELSFSEGQLINVLDKVDPGWWEGELNGVTGLFPANYVKITTMESDQQCDSLHLSELRIVLLGCKDAGKSSTGNTILGREEFDLRTAAQCVKKQGEVAGRQVTVVDTPGWWANQPVERTPELVKQEIVLSVSQCLPGPHTILLVIRGDLSFTEKHRISIEQHMELLSERVWSHTIVLFTYGDCLGDTTIEQHIESEGEALQWLVEKCGNRYHVLNNESKGDVTHVIELLEKIEEMVTGNRGGHCEIKREILEKNTCG
- the LOC106569455 gene encoding GTPase IMAP family member 4-like, which gives rise to MAASGLNTSSGDTLHLSGLRIVLLGCKDAGKSSAGNTILGREEFDLRRTAQCVKKQGEVAGRQVTVVDTPGWWANQPVERTPELVKQEIVLSVSQCPPGPHTILLVIRGDLSFTEKHSISIEDHLELLSEKVWSHTIVLFTHGDCLGDTTIEQHIQREREALQWLVEKCGNRYHVLNNENKGDVTQVTELLEKIDEMVTGNRGGHYEIKREILLEIEVKRREIRREQNRD